A portion of the Symphalangus syndactylus isolate Jambi chromosome 13, NHGRI_mSymSyn1-v2.1_pri, whole genome shotgun sequence genome contains these proteins:
- the S1PR5 gene encoding sphingosine 1-phosphate receptor 5, with protein MESGLLRPAPVSEVIVLHYNYTGKLRGARYQPGAGLRADAVVCLAVCAFIVLENLAVLLVLGRHPRFHAPMFLLLGSLTLSDLLAGAAYAANILLSGPLTLRLSPALWFAREGGVFVALTASVLSLLAIALERSLTMARRGPAPVSSRGRTLAMAAAAWGVSLLLGLLPALGWNCLGRLDACSTVLPLYAKAYVLFCVLAFVGILAAICALYARIYCHVRANARRLRARPGTAGTTLTRARRKPRSLALLRTLSVVLLAFVACWGPLFLLLLLDVACPARTCPVLLQADPFLGLAMANSLLNPIIYTLTNNDLRHALLRLVCCGRHSCGRDPGGSQQSASAAEASGGLRRCLPPGLDGSFSGSERSSPQRDRLDTSGSTGSPGTPTAARTLVPESAAD; from the coding sequence ATGGAGTCGGGGCTGCTGCGGCCGGCGCCGGTGAGCGAGGTCATCGTCCTGCATTACAACTACACCGGCAAGCTCCGCGGTGCGCGCTACCAGCCGGGTGCGGGGCTGCGCGCCGACGCCGTGGTGTGCCTGGCGGTGTGCGCCTTCATCGTGCTAGAGAATCTGGCCGTGTTGTTAGTGCTCGGACGCCACCCGCGCTTCCACGCTCCCATGTTCCTGCTCCTGGGCAGCCTCACGTTGTCGGATCTGCTGGCAGGCGCCGCCTACGCGGCCAACATCCTACTCTCGGGGCCGCTCACGCTGCGACTGTCGCCCGCGCTCTGGTTCGCACGGGAGGGAGGCGTCTTCGTGGCACTCACTGCGTCCGTGCTGAGCCTCCTGGCCATCGCGCTGGAGCGCAGCCTCACCATGGCGCGCAGGGGGCCTGCGCCCGTCTCCAGTCGGGGGCGCACGCTGGCGATGGCAGCCGCGGCCTGGGGCGTGTCGCTGCTCCTCGGGCTCCTGCCAGCTCTGGGCTGGAATTGCCTAGGTCGCCTGGACGCCTGCTCCACTGTCTTGCCGCTCTACGCCAAGGCCTACGTGCTATTCTGCGTGCTCGCCTTCGTGGGCATCCTGGCCGCGATCTGTGCACTCTACGCGCGCATCTACTGCCACGTACGCGCCAACGCGCGGCGCCTGCGGGCGCGGCCGGGGACTGCCGGGACCACCTTGACCCGGGCGCGTCGCAAGCCGCGCTCGCTGGCCTTGCTGCGCACGCTCAGCGTGGTGCTCCTGGCCTTTGTGGCATGTTGGGGCCCCCTCTTCCTGCTGCTGTTGCTCGACGTGGCGTGCCCGGCGCGCACCTGTCCTGTACTCCTGCAGGCCGATCCCTTCCTGGGACTGGCCATGGCCAACTCACTTCTGAACCCCATCATCTACACGCTCACCAACAACGACCTGCGCCACGCGCTACTGCGCCTCGTCTGCTGCGGCCGCCACTCCTGCGGCAGAGACCCGGGTGGCTCCCAGCAGTCGGCGAGCGCTGCTGAGGCTTCCGGGGGCCTGCGCCGCTGCCTGCCCCCGGGCCTGGATGGGAGCTTCAGCGGCTCGGAGCGCTCGTCGCCCCAGCGCGACAGGCTGGACACCAGCGGCTCCACAGGCAGCCCCGGTACACCCACAGCCGCCCGGACTCTGGTACCAGAATCGGCTGCAGACTGA